In Dehalococcoidia bacterium, the sequence ATACGGCAATCTGACCAACTACCGCCGTATCCTCGATGTCGAGGGCGCCAACCCCGGTGACGTCGCCGTCTGCGGGCCGGAGGCCAGGGTAGAGCAGCAGCTGCGCGCGTTCGGCTCGGCGGGGGCGACCGACCTCCTGGCTTCCATCTACCCGGTCGGCGAGGACTCGGCTGCTTCCATCGAAAGGACGCGGCAGTTCCTGAAGACGCTCGTAGGCCGGCTGTAGAGGACCGGAAGGAGCCCAGCGATGGACCTGCAGGGAAAGGCGGCGTTGGTCACGGGCGGCGGCTCCGGCATCGGCCGGGCTACGGCGCTCCTCCTGGCGCAGAAGGGCGCCTCCGTACTCGTCGCCGACATCGACGAGACTAGGGGAGGCGACACGGTGAAGATGATCGCCTCCGCGCGCGGGACCGCGGCTTTCGTGCCCATGGACGCGACCCGGGAGGGGGAGATCGAGAAGGCGATCCGGAAGGTCGTGGAACTGTGGGGAAAGCTGGACGTGATGTTCAACAACGCCGGCATCCTCACCGGCGTGCCCGCCTTTCCTGACAC encodes:
- a CDS encoding LLM class F420-dependent oxidoreductase; this translates as YGNLTNYRRILDVEGANPGDVAVCGPEARVEQQLRAFGSAGATDLLASIYPVGEDSAASIERTRQFLKTLVGRL